In Arthrobacter sp. StoSoilB5, one genomic interval encodes:
- a CDS encoding MFS transporter yields MRTTAQKSTTAAGAVGFLVVMELGSGILQGWLNPLFSSIGEHHGVSAASLNWISAAYLLATVLVVPLLSKLGDIHGHKRILMISTAIVAAASVLVAFAPNYELFLLGRAIQAPLAVFLPLEFAIVHQRDSERSGRSIGRLVAALTLGATIGGFLAGFVLDATESLSITLLMPAIFMALCVPGIAFFVKESPLRSKGRVDYLGAALLGGGLAALLGGASNLSTWPPLTTALAMSVGIALLAGWVVSARRTEHPLVDLTMLLRGGIGLPIVVAFLYGAQLFGAQAPISVYLRSDPATLGFGFGAAASAAGTMLSIMALAAFLGASFSDRASRLIGGPRSVALGGGLSAIAYVLMILAPGTLVTFAVWLVMAGLGSGLVSGTLPTLVVQRAATDSVGIASGLYNTARTAAGGVAGALFALLMAALTTPTAAGTRAATELSFHAVWWICAGVCVLFAVAVLFIRQAQTTPVESTTSSSNVDDVLEPAN; encoded by the coding sequence ATGCGTACAACGGCGCAGAAATCCACCACGGCGGCAGGAGCCGTCGGTTTCCTGGTGGTCATGGAGCTTGGCAGTGGCATACTTCAGGGCTGGCTGAATCCTCTGTTCTCTTCCATTGGTGAACACCATGGAGTCTCGGCAGCATCGCTGAATTGGATCAGCGCCGCCTACTTGTTGGCGACAGTGTTGGTGGTCCCTTTGCTGTCCAAGCTGGGTGACATCCACGGCCACAAGCGGATACTCATGATCTCCACGGCTATCGTTGCCGCGGCTTCCGTCTTGGTTGCCTTCGCCCCAAACTACGAACTGTTCCTTCTGGGACGTGCTATCCAAGCCCCGCTGGCCGTTTTCCTCCCCTTGGAATTCGCCATCGTCCATCAACGCGATTCTGAACGCTCCGGGCGAAGCATCGGCAGGCTCGTGGCGGCGTTGACCCTCGGCGCAACGATCGGCGGTTTCCTGGCCGGATTTGTCCTCGACGCGACTGAGAGCCTGTCCATCACTCTGTTGATGCCAGCGATCTTCATGGCCCTGTGCGTCCCCGGCATCGCGTTCTTCGTCAAGGAAAGCCCGCTGCGGAGCAAAGGCCGGGTGGATTATCTCGGTGCTGCACTGCTTGGCGGTGGCTTGGCTGCTCTCCTGGGAGGCGCTTCAAATCTCTCAACATGGCCGCCGCTGACCACGGCCCTCGCGATGTCGGTCGGCATTGCCCTCCTGGCCGGCTGGGTGGTTTCAGCCCGCAGGACGGAACACCCCCTGGTGGACCTCACCATGCTCCTTCGTGGCGGCATTGGTCTCCCGATTGTCGTCGCCTTCCTTTACGGCGCGCAACTGTTCGGCGCGCAAGCACCCATCTCCGTCTACCTGCGCTCCGATCCGGCCACGCTGGGATTCGGCTTCGGCGCTGCAGCCTCTGCCGCGGGAACAATGCTCAGCATCATGGCGCTTGCAGCCTTCCTGGGTGCCTCATTCAGCGACCGGGCATCCCGGCTGATCGGCGGCCCACGGAGTGTCGCTCTTGGAGGAGGGCTCAGCGCCATCGCGTACGTCCTGATGATCCTTGCACCAGGTACCCTGGTGACCTTCGCGGTATGGCTCGTCATGGCCGGGCTCGGCTCCGGGTTGGTCAGCGGCACGCTCCCCACTTTGGTGGTCCAGCGCGCAGCAACCGATTCAGTAGGTATCGCCTCGGGGCTATACAACACAGCCCGCACCGCCGCCGGAGGAGTCGCCGGAGCACTTTTCGCGCTTCTGATGGCAGCGCTCACCACTCCAACCGCCGCCGGAACGCGGGCGGCCACCGAGCTGTCCTTCCACGCCGTCTGGTGGATCTGCGCCGGAGTCTGCGTCCTCTTCGCAGTGGCCGTGCTCTTCATCCGCCAAGCCCAGACCACACCGGTCGAATCAACCACATCGTCATCGAATGTCGACGACGTCCTCGAACCTGCCAACTAA
- a CDS encoding amidohydrolase → MTVSIDTTSQDTLRDTVRESAAAVGPSILELSHKVHALAEISWEEHDSAAAVAAVLRDGGFEVTERAYDVPTAIEAVYGTGELTVVICAEYDALPEVGHACGHNMIAAAGVGAALALKPVADAAGLRIKLLGTPAEEHGGGKVSLLQAGAWEDAAFSLMVHGMTGTERSAAAIGMAAVERFEVQFKGSEAHAAGAPDKAINAGAAASLALMNMAVLRQHLPENANTNAFISHGGGATNVIAGDSTVQVEVRAGDVDVWRDLKRRVLACFEGAAIATGCTWTHRQTEHPYAPIDTHAGLGKAWDANMEAVGRPVDTTPIFGGGSSDMGNVSQVVPSVHGMVVVRNSTAVPHHPDFTAAAISPEADEAILDGATVLALTVLDAALDTSLRAELLELQAGRVTGATTVTLEA, encoded by the coding sequence ATGACCGTTTCCATCGACACCACCTCCCAAGACACCTTGCGCGACACCGTACGCGAGTCCGCTGCCGCCGTCGGGCCTTCCATCCTTGAACTTAGCCACAAGGTCCATGCACTGGCAGAGATCTCCTGGGAGGAACACGACTCAGCAGCGGCCGTGGCCGCTGTCCTCCGCGACGGCGGCTTCGAGGTGACCGAACGCGCCTATGATGTTCCGACGGCGATCGAGGCCGTCTACGGGACCGGCGAACTGACCGTGGTCATCTGTGCCGAATACGATGCCCTCCCCGAAGTCGGCCATGCGTGCGGGCACAACATGATCGCCGCAGCCGGCGTCGGCGCTGCGCTGGCCCTTAAGCCCGTGGCCGACGCCGCCGGACTGCGGATCAAACTCCTCGGCACTCCCGCGGAGGAACACGGCGGCGGAAAAGTCTCGCTGCTTCAGGCCGGAGCGTGGGAGGACGCAGCGTTCTCCCTCATGGTGCATGGCATGACGGGCACTGAGCGGAGCGCGGCGGCCATCGGCATGGCCGCCGTCGAGCGCTTCGAAGTGCAATTCAAAGGCAGCGAAGCCCACGCAGCAGGCGCCCCGGACAAGGCCATCAACGCTGGCGCGGCGGCGAGTCTGGCGCTGATGAACATGGCCGTCCTGCGGCAGCACCTGCCGGAGAACGCAAACACCAACGCCTTCATCTCGCACGGCGGCGGTGCCACCAACGTCATCGCCGGCGACTCCACCGTTCAGGTGGAAGTCCGCGCCGGAGACGTTGATGTGTGGCGGGACCTCAAGCGGCGCGTCCTCGCGTGCTTCGAAGGTGCAGCCATCGCCACCGGCTGCACATGGACGCACCGGCAGACCGAACACCCTTACGCTCCCATCGACACCCACGCCGGGCTGGGCAAGGCATGGGACGCCAACATGGAAGCCGTCGGAAGGCCCGTGGACACGACGCCCATCTTCGGGGGTGGTTCCTCCGACATGGGCAACGTTTCCCAGGTAGTCCCGTCCGTGCACGGCATGGTGGTGGTCCGCAACAGCACCGCGGTGCCGCACCACCCGGACTTCACCGCCGCCGCCATCTCACCGGAGGCGGACGAAGCCATCCTCGACGGCGCCACCGTCCTGGCACTAACGGTTCTGGATGCGGCTCTGGACACCTCACTCCGGGCCGAACTGCTGGAACTCCAGGCTGGGCGCGTGACCGGTGCCACGACGGTGACGCTGGAAGCCTGA
- a CDS encoding TetR/AcrR family transcriptional regulator, with the protein MSSTSYKAARDAFAHRLEEWDWAGQGASRRHILEAFLQLAIANGFNSVSMRTIANAVNIKPPSLYSHFPGGRDEIVAESLRWHFHRFGVALLEAVDQAESAGAFWDAMVRLHFTRQVTLPESNLWDLLVATDRMATILPADLRAQVDDWVSLHENMYVAAAVDMGFKQPEERVRVVMTLLEGATRWASTDPDDEELTALTDRAIALSRTILEMDF; encoded by the coding sequence ATGAGCAGCACGTCCTACAAAGCCGCCCGCGACGCCTTCGCCCACCGCTTGGAAGAGTGGGACTGGGCGGGTCAGGGAGCTTCTCGGCGACACATACTCGAGGCTTTCTTGCAACTCGCCATCGCCAACGGGTTCAACTCCGTATCCATGCGGACCATCGCCAACGCCGTCAACATCAAACCGCCGAGCCTCTACTCGCATTTTCCAGGCGGCAGGGACGAAATCGTGGCGGAATCACTACGCTGGCACTTTCACCGGTTTGGCGTGGCACTTCTAGAGGCCGTTGACCAAGCGGAATCGGCAGGGGCGTTCTGGGACGCCATGGTCAGGCTGCACTTCACTCGACAGGTGACGCTTCCGGAAAGCAACCTGTGGGACCTATTGGTGGCCACCGACAGGATGGCAACAATCCTTCCGGCGGACTTGCGCGCCCAGGTGGATGATTGGGTTTCGCTCCACGAAAACATGTACGTAGCCGCCGCCGTTGATATGGGATTTAAGCAACCTGAAGAACGCGTAAGAGTGGTGATGACCCTTCTGGAAGGTGCCACACGGTGGGCATCTACAGACCCTGACGACGAAGAACTCACGGCTCTTACCGACCGCGCCATCGCGCTATCCAGAACTATTTTGGAGATGGATTTCTAG
- a CDS encoding helix-turn-helix domain-containing protein, whose product MASAEVLSPWLPQESMRQINRLRELFLMQPHADLTGVRPIVARSWYRSRAAGVDAVVDRGFFDEGRVDEYTIQAAGPHLQKLDEVAADLGGYVNLTAPNGVLVKADFLRDDGFPAGYSLLEESCGSNGEGLALEEGRGVWLAPEEHFREDMRGNWCFASLVRDPFHNRVRAVIGLTLPANRVSTLEPSSTLLMLEGVASRIERDIEVRTSSKERALLSEYLRVSRRRGNRAVIALDGKNSLLNASATATLEDGDVSVISGYAKAVMSSGRELNCEVSLQGPGLSTLEVSPVTLSAANVGAIVVVRPHSPAKERTAEPGSSQVNPQNSLPDTAGRLLKHLDGTSMGFKRTLNLARKAVEQDRSVVVIGELGSGKRRLAGAIAAMRGEQMVVDARGGALRNPQLRDVIHRVSTELPSTLIVEHADELSQSEATELARNLRGNATTKLAFTITHPTDATLILSEAFNVLEISVEPLRNRREDIPQLANAIAEEMGDRRLSRRLLTTLTHADWPRNIDQLRAVVSNAVERAGGAEVTVDDLPQGFQRVFTKGRLSRLEDAELSELRTALQEAAGNRSLAAETLQIGRSTLYRRMDYFRSRGFDL is encoded by the coding sequence ATGGCCTCTGCCGAAGTACTTTCCCCCTGGCTGCCGCAAGAGTCGATGCGCCAAATAAACCGGCTACGTGAACTCTTCCTCATGCAACCCCACGCCGACCTCACCGGTGTTCGTCCCATCGTGGCGCGCTCTTGGTACAGAAGTCGGGCTGCGGGTGTCGATGCCGTGGTGGACCGGGGATTCTTTGACGAGGGCCGCGTGGACGAATACACCATCCAGGCGGCCGGTCCACACCTCCAGAAACTGGACGAGGTTGCCGCCGACCTTGGCGGCTACGTCAACCTGACAGCGCCTAACGGTGTACTGGTCAAAGCGGACTTCCTGCGGGATGACGGCTTCCCTGCCGGATATTCACTGCTGGAGGAAAGCTGCGGGAGCAACGGTGAAGGTCTGGCACTGGAAGAAGGACGCGGTGTCTGGCTCGCGCCGGAGGAGCACTTCCGCGAGGACATGCGGGGTAACTGGTGCTTTGCTTCCCTGGTCCGGGACCCGTTCCACAACAGGGTTCGGGCTGTCATCGGGCTCACTCTGCCTGCCAACAGGGTCTCCACGCTGGAGCCGTCGTCCACTTTGTTGATGCTCGAGGGGGTGGCTTCCAGGATTGAGCGCGACATTGAGGTCCGGACGTCGTCCAAGGAACGGGCGCTGCTCAGCGAGTACTTGAGGGTCTCCCGCCGCAGGGGAAACCGTGCCGTGATTGCGCTTGACGGCAAGAACTCCCTCCTCAACGCTTCCGCAACGGCTACGTTGGAGGACGGCGACGTCTCCGTCATCTCTGGGTACGCGAAAGCGGTGATGTCCTCAGGCCGCGAGCTGAATTGCGAGGTGTCGCTCCAAGGGCCTGGGCTCTCCACCTTGGAAGTATCACCAGTCACATTGTCTGCGGCTAATGTCGGGGCGATCGTGGTTGTCCGGCCCCATTCGCCTGCCAAGGAGCGCACTGCCGAGCCGGGAAGTAGCCAGGTCAACCCGCAGAATTCCCTGCCGGACACGGCGGGCCGTCTCCTAAAGCATCTTGACGGGACGAGTATGGGATTCAAACGCACCTTGAACCTGGCTCGAAAGGCTGTAGAACAGGATCGTTCGGTTGTTGTCATCGGCGAGCTGGGTAGCGGGAAGCGGAGGCTTGCTGGCGCCATTGCCGCCATGCGTGGCGAGCAGATGGTGGTTGATGCCAGGGGTGGCGCGCTCCGGAATCCACAGCTCAGGGATGTCATCCATCGTGTATCCACGGAACTGCCATCCACGCTGATCGTTGAACATGCCGACGAACTTTCACAAAGCGAAGCCACTGAACTCGCCCGGAACCTGCGGGGCAACGCCACCACCAAACTCGCATTCACTATCACGCACCCGACCGACGCCACCCTGATTCTCTCTGAAGCCTTCAATGTCCTCGAGATCTCAGTTGAGCCCTTGCGCAACAGGAGGGAAGACATTCCGCAACTTGCGAACGCGATCGCTGAAGAGATGGGGGATCGCAGGTTGTCCCGCCGGCTTCTCACAACGTTGACGCACGCAGACTGGCCCAGAAACATCGACCAGCTACGCGCAGTGGTGTCCAATGCTGTTGAACGGGCCGGTGGTGCAGAAGTAACTGTGGACGACCTCCCGCAGGGCTTCCAGAGGGTCTTCACCAAGGGGCGGTTGTCCCGGCTGGAGGACGCCGAACTCAGCGAACTCCGGACCGCTCTCCAGGAAGCCGCCGGTAACCGAAGCCTGGCGGCGGAGACCTTGCAGATTGGCCGTTCCACCCTTTACCGTCGCATGGACTATTTCCGCAGCCGAGGGTTCGACCTCTAA
- a CDS encoding C-terminal binding protein: protein MTRDAQGTILVAPHHFPNLDREHALAEEFGYTLNPAADVEAFREGLPEADIVMITPYAKLTAADFPVMSKCKAVIRYGIGYDNIDVAAATAADIPVSIVPGTASEEVASHAFAMGLALARRLPAGDASIRDLGWAGTIGYDTPVLSELEVGVLGMGRIGQHVARMYQAVGARVRAYDPFVTDSFVGLTGLEDILENSDVVSLHLPLTTDTANLVSGDALARMRKGAVVVNVSRGGLIDESALAEALASGHIAGAGIDTFAEEPLRDGHPLRSAPNTILTPHIAWRSNRSTGALQDGAVERVRLALTGQPLIDLVN from the coding sequence ATGACCCGCGATGCCCAGGGAACCATTCTTGTGGCCCCCCACCACTTTCCGAACCTGGACCGCGAGCACGCGCTCGCGGAGGAGTTCGGTTACACGCTAAACCCGGCTGCCGATGTCGAAGCCTTCCGTGAAGGACTTCCCGAAGCCGACATTGTGATGATCACTCCTTACGCGAAACTCACCGCTGCGGACTTCCCTGTGATGTCCAAGTGCAAGGCTGTCATCCGCTATGGAATCGGCTATGACAACATCGATGTCGCCGCAGCTACGGCGGCAGACATCCCGGTGTCGATTGTCCCGGGGACAGCTTCGGAGGAAGTGGCTTCGCACGCTTTCGCCATGGGCTTGGCATTGGCCCGCAGGCTGCCCGCAGGAGATGCATCGATCCGGGATCTCGGCTGGGCCGGAACCATTGGCTACGACACGCCGGTACTGTCCGAGCTCGAAGTCGGCGTCCTCGGAATGGGGCGCATTGGCCAGCACGTGGCCAGGATGTACCAAGCTGTTGGCGCCCGGGTAAGGGCCTACGATCCGTTCGTGACGGACAGCTTTGTAGGGCTGACCGGACTCGAGGACATTCTCGAAAACTCCGACGTCGTTTCACTGCATCTGCCGCTGACCACAGACACGGCAAACCTTGTTTCCGGGGATGCCCTGGCACGAATGCGCAAGGGGGCAGTGGTGGTCAACGTTTCCCGCGGCGGACTCATCGATGAATCGGCTCTTGCCGAAGCTCTCGCCTCGGGTCACATTGCCGGTGCAGGCATCGACACCTTTGCAGAGGAGCCCCTGCGTGACGGGCACCCTCTCCGCTCAGCCCCGAACACCATCCTGACTCCGCACATTGCGTGGCGTTCCAACCGCTCCACCGGGGCCTTGCAGGACGGAGCCGTGGAACGGGTTCGCCTGGCCCTGACCGGGCAACCGCTCATCGACCTCGTGAACTGA
- a CDS encoding aminotransferase class III-fold pyridoxal phosphate-dependent enzyme → MGTNNHLEKVAERQPAEDPHLRRGPRGFPLLPGGYGRSTYYTGAPSPYAIRGEGYRVWDDRGRELIDANNNFTSLIHGNAHPEITEAATKALSAGASWGIPNLYEWELADLLLSRLPDLDQVRFANSGTEAVMSAIRIARASTGRERVIVTKGGYHGTSEVALVPGGPAYQRGVTRGVIKDVTAVPLNDVDILRQEVEAAPDSYAAIILDLLPNRAGLLRISEDFVRTARELATRYGIVLIIDEVISLRLGFKGFSGEYGVSPDLLTTGKLIGGGFPVGAVAGRAELMAEVDPTHPGSLPHGGTFSGNPVSMAAGAVALRLFTQEEVKRLNHLGDTTRDAVNLKIADAGWEVRGRGSLLRAVPAGAEKVDEKTQHELWWASYERGLLGSPANLLSLSTPMDEKVAGDIAERLVEAVLAVAGRTPGMEGGK, encoded by the coding sequence TTGGGAACAAATAACCACCTGGAAAAGGTCGCGGAGCGCCAGCCCGCGGAGGATCCACATTTGCGCAGGGGACCCCGCGGCTTCCCTCTGCTGCCTGGCGGCTACGGCCGTTCAACGTATTACACGGGAGCTCCGAGCCCGTACGCCATCCGAGGGGAGGGGTACCGCGTCTGGGATGACCGTGGCCGGGAACTCATCGACGCGAATAACAATTTCACGTCGCTCATCCATGGCAACGCGCACCCCGAGATCACCGAGGCCGCTACGAAGGCGCTCAGCGCCGGCGCCAGCTGGGGAATTCCCAACCTCTACGAGTGGGAACTGGCAGATCTCTTGTTGTCCCGGCTGCCTGATCTTGACCAGGTACGATTTGCCAACTCCGGCACCGAAGCCGTGATGTCCGCCATCCGCATCGCCAGGGCAAGCACAGGGCGCGAACGGGTCATCGTCACCAAGGGCGGCTACCATGGTACGTCCGAGGTGGCCTTGGTTCCTGGCGGGCCGGCATATCAGCGCGGAGTCACGCGCGGCGTGATCAAGGACGTCACCGCGGTGCCGCTCAACGACGTCGACATCCTGCGCCAGGAAGTTGAAGCCGCACCGGATTCCTACGCCGCGATCATCTTGGACCTGCTGCCCAACAGGGCAGGTCTTCTCAGGATCTCCGAGGACTTTGTACGCACTGCCCGTGAGCTTGCGACGCGGTACGGGATTGTGCTGATCATTGACGAAGTCATCAGCCTGCGCCTCGGATTCAAGGGCTTCAGCGGTGAATACGGCGTTTCACCCGACTTGCTGACCACCGGCAAGTTGATCGGCGGCGGTTTCCCCGTCGGCGCTGTGGCCGGACGGGCTGAGCTTATGGCAGAGGTCGACCCGACCCATCCGGGCAGTCTGCCCCACGGCGGAACTTTCTCCGGAAATCCGGTAAGCATGGCTGCGGGAGCAGTCGCCTTGCGCCTCTTCACTCAAGAGGAAGTGAAGAGGCTGAACCACCTCGGTGACACCACCCGCGACGCTGTGAACCTGAAGATCGCCGACGCCGGTTGGGAAGTCCGAGGCCGAGGTTCGCTGCTCCGCGCGGTTCCAGCTGGCGCGGAGAAGGTTGACGAAAAGACCCAGCACGAGCTCTGGTGGGCTTCCTACGAGCGGGGATTGCTCGGTTCGCCTGCCAACCTCTTGTCCTTGTCCACCCCCATGGACGAGAAGGTCGCGGGGGACATCGCAGAGCGCCTGGTCGAGGCCGTGCTCGCCGTTGCGGGACGGACCCCGGGCATGGAAGGCGGGAAGTAG